In Paeniglutamicibacter kerguelensis, one genomic interval encodes:
- the prcA gene encoding proteasome subunit alpha: MSAQYYVSPEQLMKDRADFARKGIARGRAVIVASCAEGIALIAENPSGSLHKIGEIYDRIAFAAVGKYNEFESLRQAGVRYADTRGYSYARQDVTGRGLASVYAQSLGAVFTAEAKPFEVELAVLELGETQEDDTLFSLNFDGSIAEQPGLIIMGGDTPALRAAWTIVWGENVLAESSAADVIRAAAAVLPGVGEGPDGAALLEVAVLERINSRGTHRHFHRLDKPTIAAILSSGE; this comes from the coding sequence ATGAGCGCCCAGTATTACGTTTCCCCCGAGCAGCTGATGAAGGACCGGGCGGATTTCGCCCGGAAGGGCATCGCCCGAGGCCGCGCCGTCATCGTGGCCTCCTGTGCCGAGGGCATCGCGCTCATCGCCGAGAACCCCTCCGGCTCGCTGCACAAGATCGGCGAGATCTATGACCGGATCGCCTTCGCCGCGGTGGGCAAGTACAACGAATTCGAATCCCTCCGCCAGGCGGGGGTGCGCTACGCCGACACCCGCGGATACTCCTACGCCCGCCAGGACGTCACGGGCCGCGGACTGGCCAGCGTGTACGCCCAGTCCCTCGGCGCGGTGTTCACGGCCGAAGCCAAACCCTTCGAGGTCGAGCTCGCCGTCCTCGAGCTGGGGGAGACCCAGGAAGATGACACGCTGTTCTCGTTGAACTTCGACGGTTCGATTGCCGAACAGCCCGGGCTGATCATCATGGGCGGCGACACCCCGGCACTTCGCGCTGCGTGGACCATCGTCTGGGGCGAGAACGTCCTGGCCGAGTCGAGCGCCGCCGACGTGATCCGTGCCGCGGCAGCCGTCCTGCCCGGCGTCGGCGAGGGCCCCGACGGGGCGGCCCTGCTGGAGGTTGCGGTGCTTGAGCGCATCAACTCCCGGGGCACCCACAGGCATTTCCACCGGCTGGACAAGCCAACCATTGCAGCGATATTGAGTTCAGGAGAATAA
- the pafA gene encoding Pup--protein ligase, translating into MDRRIFGIETEYGINYSDPTGRPLTPEESARYLFRRVVAWGRSSNVFLTNGSRLYLDVGSHPEYATAECDDLAQLIAHDRAGESILNDLVSSAERRMAADGFNGKLYLFKNNTDTAGNSYGCHENFLIPRRLEFARLAEILIPFLVTRQLIAGAGKIVNVEGESLYAFSQRADHVWEGVSSATTRSRPIINTRDEPHADAEYYRRLHVIVGDSNMSETTQLVKLGATDLMLRIIESGKIMTDLRLENPIRSIRDISHDFNGRTIVKLANGREMTALELQRQFLALATEFVAREGAHHDRVPQVLDLWERTLGAVESGNFSTIDTEIDWAIKHKLISSYATRHGLGLDAHRLAQLDLTYHDIDTKRGLFHLLRNRGQAASVVDAKDIAYAVDNPPQSTRAKLRGDFVRAAKDAECDFTVDWVHLKLNDHPGQTVLCKDPFLNEDPRVAALIQSI; encoded by the coding sequence ATGGACCGCAGGATTTTCGGCATAGAGACCGAGTACGGAATCAACTATTCGGATCCGACCGGGCGACCCCTCACCCCCGAGGAGTCGGCCCGTTATCTTTTCCGCCGCGTGGTGGCCTGGGGCCGCAGCTCCAACGTCTTCCTGACCAACGGGTCGCGGCTCTACCTGGACGTGGGGTCGCACCCCGAATATGCCACGGCCGAATGTGACGACTTGGCCCAGCTCATCGCCCACGACCGCGCGGGCGAATCAATCCTCAACGACTTGGTCTCCAGCGCCGAACGGCGCATGGCCGCCGATGGCTTCAACGGCAAGCTGTACCTCTTCAAGAACAACACCGACACCGCCGGGAATTCCTACGGCTGCCACGAGAACTTCCTGATTCCGCGCAGGCTCGAATTCGCGCGCCTGGCCGAAATCCTGATCCCCTTCCTGGTCACACGACAGCTGATCGCCGGTGCCGGAAAGATCGTCAACGTCGAGGGCGAGTCGCTCTACGCCTTCTCGCAACGCGCGGACCACGTCTGGGAGGGCGTTTCCTCGGCAACCACGCGTTCGCGCCCGATCATCAACACCCGCGACGAGCCGCACGCGGACGCCGAGTACTACCGGCGCCTGCACGTGATCGTGGGCGATTCAAACATGAGCGAAACCACGCAGCTGGTGAAGCTCGGCGCCACCGACCTGATGTTGCGGATCATCGAATCCGGCAAGATCATGACGGACCTGCGGCTGGAAAACCCGATCCGCAGCATCCGGGATATTTCACACGACTTCAACGGCCGGACCATCGTGAAGCTGGCCAACGGCCGGGAAATGACGGCGTTGGAACTGCAGCGCCAGTTCCTGGCGCTGGCGACCGAGTTCGTTGCCCGCGAGGGTGCACACCACGACCGGGTCCCGCAGGTCCTGGACCTGTGGGAGCGGACCCTGGGTGCGGTGGAGTCGGGGAACTTCTCCACGATCGACACAGAAATCGACTGGGCCATCAAGCACAAGCTCATTTCCTCCTACGCCACGCGCCACGGCCTGGGCCTCGATGCGCACCGCCTGGCCCAACTGGACCTGACCTACCATGACATCGACACCAAGCGCGGGCTCTTCCACCTGCTGCGCAACCGGGGCCAGGCGGCCAGCGTTGTCGACGCCAAGGACATCGCCTACGCGGTGGACAACCCGCCGCAAAGCACCCGGGCCAAATTGCGCGGCGACTTCGTGCGGGCGGCAAAGGACGCCGAATGCGATTTCACGGTTGACTGGGTGCACCTGAAGCTCAACGACCACCCCGGCCAAACCGTGCTGTGCAAGGACCCGTTCCTGAACGAGGATCCGCGGGTGGCGGCACTGATTCAGAGCATCTGA